One window of the Methylovirgula sp. HY1 genome contains the following:
- a CDS encoding proton-translocating transhydrogenase family protein, translated as MTGATPQQLLDKANAAAQAARQAADAAQAYADQIGHSLGAAAHVATGGAIDPFVFRLAIFALAVFVGYYVVWSVTPALHTPLMSVTNAISSVIVVGALLSVGVDTAAASGGGAILARIFGFIALILASVNIFGGFLVTERMLSMYKKKG; from the coding sequence ATGACCGGCGCAACCCCGCAACAACTTCTCGACAAGGCCAACGCAGCCGCACAGGCGGCGCGTCAAGCGGCCGATGCCGCGCAAGCCTATGCCGATCAGATCGGCCATAGCCTCGGCGCCGCGGCGCATGTGGCGACGGGAGGAGCGATCGATCCGTTCGTCTTCCGGCTGGCGATTTTCGCGCTCGCCGTCTTCGTCGGCTATTACGTGGTCTGGTCGGTCACCCCGGCCCTGCACACGCCGCTGATGTCGGTCACCAATGCGATTTCTTCGGTGATCGTGGTCGGCGCGCTTTTATCGGTCGGCGTCGATACGGCTGCGGCCAGCGGCGGTGGCGCGATCCTGGCGCGCATCTTCGGCTTCATCGCCCTGATCCTCGCCTCGGTGAATATATTCGGTGGCTTCCTCGTCACCGAGCGCATGCTCTCGATGTATAAGAAGAAGGGCTAA
- a CDS encoding Re/Si-specific NAD(P)(+) transhydrogenase subunit alpha, whose amino-acid sequence MRIAVPAESDPGEARVAATAETVKKYIALGADVVIQTGAGMKSGVPDADYAAMGATIVADAQAAIADADIILRVRRPSGQDLAGAKRGALVLAIADPYDHVEALEKLAATGVLLFAMELMPRITRAQAMDVLSSQANLAGYRAVVDAAAEFGRAFPMMMTAAGTVPAAKVFIMGVGVAGLQAIATARRMGAIVTATDVRPATKEQVVSLGAKFIAVEDEEFKQAETAGGYAKEMSAAYQEKQKALTAAHIAKQDVVITTALIPGRRAPLLITEDMVASMRPGSVIVDLAVERGGNCALSRPGEVVVTDKGVRIIGHMNVPGRLAATASALYARNLSAFVDTLVDKTQKALAVNWDDDLVKATLLTKDGGLVHPNFQKAT is encoded by the coding sequence ATGCGTATCGCTGTACCTGCCGAATCCGATCCCGGTGAAGCGCGCGTCGCTGCCACCGCCGAAACGGTGAAGAAATATATCGCGCTCGGCGCCGATGTCGTCATCCAGACGGGCGCCGGCATGAAATCCGGCGTTCCCGATGCCGATTATGCTGCCATGGGCGCGACGATCGTCGCCGATGCACAGGCCGCGATTGCCGATGCCGACATCATCTTGCGGGTGCGCCGACCGAGCGGTCAGGACCTCGCCGGCGCCAAACGCGGCGCCTTGGTCCTTGCGATCGCGGATCCTTATGATCATGTCGAGGCGCTGGAAAAGCTCGCCGCGACGGGCGTGCTTCTGTTTGCCATGGAGCTGATGCCGCGGATTACGCGAGCGCAAGCGATGGACGTTCTGTCGAGCCAGGCCAATCTCGCCGGCTATCGCGCCGTCGTCGATGCGGCGGCGGAATTCGGTCGTGCCTTTCCGATGATGATGACGGCGGCCGGCACCGTGCCGGCGGCAAAGGTCTTCATCATGGGCGTCGGCGTCGCTGGTCTGCAAGCCATTGCAACCGCACGCCGGATGGGCGCCATCGTGACGGCGACGGATGTGCGTCCCGCCACCAAAGAACAAGTCGTATCGCTCGGCGCCAAATTCATCGCCGTCGAAGACGAGGAATTCAAGCAGGCGGAAACCGCCGGCGGCTACGCCAAGGAAATGTCTGCCGCCTATCAGGAAAAGCAGAAGGCGCTGACCGCCGCGCATATCGCCAAGCAGGATGTCGTCATCACCACCGCGCTCATCCCGGGCCGGCGCGCGCCTTTGCTCATCACCGAAGACATGGTCGCTTCGATGCGGCCGGGCTCGGTGATCGTCGATCTCGCGGTCGAACGCGGCGGCAATTGCGCGCTGTCACGCCCGGGCGAAGTCGTCGTGACCGACAAAGGCGTCAGGATCATCGGGCATATGAATGTGCCGGGCCGGCTCGCGGCGACTGCTTCGGCGCTTTATGCCCGCAACCTATCGGCTTTCGTCGACACGCTCGTCGACAAGACGCAAAAGGCTCTGGCGGTCAATTGGGACGATGACCTCGTGAAAGCGACCTTGCTGACCAAGGACGGCGGACTCGTCCATCCAAATTTCCAGAAAGCGACCTGA
- a CDS encoding aa3-type cytochrome c oxidase subunit IV: MVEQHAAATGHSDLDFAEHEKTYHMFLGFVKYGTISVILIVILLAILTL, from the coding sequence ATGGTCGAGCAACATGCCGCCGCAACCGGGCATTCGGATTTGGACTTCGCGGAACACGAGAAGACCTACCACATGTTTCTCGGCTTCGTGAAATATGGGACGATCAGCGTCATTCTGATCGTGATCCTTCTTGCGATTCTGACGCTCTAG
- a CDS encoding AarF/ABC1/UbiB kinase family protein, with the protein MSDESDRFSARAARHLRVSTHIGGAAARIVGARLMGGQIDDAQSAAALAGALGRLKGPLMKVAQMLATIPDVLPAEYAESLARLQAQAPPMGSAFVKRRMQVELGPDWRTRFAAFDLTPAAAASLGQVHRAQAKDGAQLACKLQYPDMASAVEADLKQLDLILGLHRRMRPAIDTREVGKEIAARLREELDYRREAGHAALYAEILAPFADIRVPRIRRELSTARLLAMEWLDGRPLAATLSADEPERNAIGAALFKAWWMPFSHYGVIHGDPHLGNYTVFESDGRAGINLFDYGCIRIFPASFVAGVVDLYQGLRQNDRARIVHAYESWGFRGLAKEAIEALDIWARFIYGPLLDDRTRTIADGVAPGLYGRREAFAVHQALQKHGPVVVPREFVFMDRAAIGLGAALLHLGAKLNFHKMFDAAIDRFDADTLAARQTAALAKAGLAVAS; encoded by the coding sequence TTGAGTGATGAATCCGATCGCTTTTCCGCCCGCGCGGCGCGCCATTTGCGCGTCTCCACCCATATTGGCGGCGCCGCGGCGCGTATCGTCGGCGCTAGGCTGATGGGCGGACAGATCGATGACGCGCAAAGCGCCGCGGCGCTGGCGGGGGCGCTTGGCCGCCTCAAAGGCCCGCTGATGAAGGTTGCCCAAATGCTGGCGACCATTCCCGACGTGCTGCCGGCCGAATATGCCGAGAGTCTGGCGCGGCTGCAGGCCCAAGCGCCGCCCATGGGCAGCGCTTTCGTCAAACGGCGGATGCAGGTGGAACTGGGACCCGATTGGCGGACGCGCTTTGCCGCCTTCGATCTGACGCCGGCCGCCGCCGCCTCGCTCGGCCAGGTGCATCGCGCGCAGGCCAAGGACGGCGCCCAACTCGCCTGCAAGCTGCAATATCCCGATATGGCCTCAGCCGTCGAAGCCGACCTCAAGCAACTCGATCTCATCTTGGGACTGCATCGGCGGATGCGGCCGGCGATCGACACGCGCGAGGTCGGCAAAGAGATCGCCGCCCGCCTGCGCGAGGAACTCGATTACCGTCGCGAAGCGGGCCATGCGGCGCTCTATGCTGAAATTCTCGCGCCTTTCGCGGATATTCGCGTGCCGCGCATTCGGCGGGAGCTTTCGACGGCGCGCCTGCTCGCCATGGAATGGCTCGACGGCCGACCGCTCGCGGCCACTCTGTCCGCCGATGAACCCGAACGCAATGCGATCGGCGCGGCCTTGTTCAAAGCCTGGTGGATGCCGTTCAGCCATTATGGCGTGATCCATGGCGATCCGCATCTCGGCAATTACACGGTGTTCGAGAGCGACGGCCGCGCCGGGATCAATCTCTTCGATTACGGCTGCATCCGCATTTTTCCGGCGAGCTTCGTCGCCGGCGTGGTCGATCTCTATCAGGGCCTGCGCCAGAACGATCGCGCGCGCATCGTCCATGCCTATGAAAGCTGGGGATTCCGCGGCCTGGCCAAAGAAGCGATCGAAGCCCTCGACATCTGGGCGCGCTTCATCTACGGGCCTTTGCTCGACGACCGCACCCGCACCATTGCCGATGGCGTGGCGCCGGGCCTCTACGGCCGGCGCGAGGCCTTCGCCGTTCATCAGGCCCTGCAAAAGCATGGTCCGGTGGTCGTGCCGCGCGAATTCGTCTTCATGGATCGCGCCGCGATCGGCCTCGGCGCAGCGCTGCTGCATCTCGGCGCAAAACTCAATTTCCATAAAATGTTCGATGCGGCGATCGACCGTTTCGACGCCGACACGCTCGCGGCGCGGCAGACGGCGGCGCTCGCGAAGGCGGGTCTCGCTGTGGCGTCTTGA
- a CDS encoding AbrB/MazE/SpoVT family DNA-binding domain-containing protein: MSASAKPDHSILKVTQIGNSLGVVLPREVLAELNLEKGDQLYFTRSPEGYRVTKTDPEFERKMKLAREIMKKRHNVLRELAK; this comes from the coding sequence ATGTCGGCATCTGCCAAGCCGGACCACAGCATTCTCAAAGTAACGCAGATTGGCAATTCGCTCGGCGTGGTTTTGCCGCGCGAGGTGCTGGCCGAACTCAATCTCGAAAAAGGCGATCAGCTTTATTTCACGCGCTCGCCGGAAGGCTATCGCGTCACCAAGACCGATCCCGAATTCGAGCGCAAGATGAAGCTTGCCCGCGAGATCATGAAGAAGCGTCACAATGTGCTGCGCGAACTCGCCAAGTGA
- a CDS encoding type II toxin-antitoxin system death-on-curing family toxin, giving the protein MNALRFLDRDIILAIHEEQLAQHGGRVGIRDEGLLESALTRPVNRAAYDPATDIATFAAAYAFGLAKNHPFLDGNKRSAYVAMELFLLDNGFALLSSDEDSLLTTLKLAAGEMGEEEYAAWIRDKIVGV; this is encoded by the coding sequence GTGAACGCGCTTCGATTTCTGGACCGCGACATCATTCTCGCGATCCATGAAGAGCAACTTGCTCAGCATGGTGGGCGCGTCGGCATTCGCGATGAGGGGCTGCTCGAATCCGCCCTGACGCGGCCCGTCAATCGCGCCGCATATGATCCCGCCACAGACATCGCCACATTCGCCGCGGCCTACGCCTTCGGCTTGGCGAAGAACCATCCTTTCCTCGATGGCAATAAGCGTTCGGCCTATGTCGCGATGGAATTGTTCCTCCTCGACAATGGCTTTGCGCTGCTTTCAAGCGACGAAGACAGTCTCCTCACCACGCTGAAACTCGCTGCGGGCGAGATGGGCGAGGAGGAATATGCGGCGTGGATTAGGGACAAAATTGTGGGGGTGTAA
- a CDS encoding nucleoside deaminase yields the protein MDQLASHAVDLKMMMRCIELSRSAAKLGEFPFAALICENEDIIVEATNRVAREADVTRHAELVAISEAQKLLGRKDLRTCTLYSNVEPCAMCSFPIRETRIHKVVYAIGSPMMGGHSKFSVLKDLEMSKVMPEVFGDAPEVISGLLQREAERVWWTWNPLIWSVIRYRGCFGPHKHKHKHK from the coding sequence ATGGACCAATTAGCAAGCCACGCTGTTGATTTGAAAATGATGATGCGCTGCATCGAGCTGTCTCGATCGGCCGCAAAGCTCGGCGAATTTCCTTTCGCGGCGCTCATCTGCGAGAATGAAGACATCATCGTCGAGGCGACCAACCGCGTTGCCCGCGAGGCCGACGTCACCCGCCATGCCGAACTCGTCGCGATCTCCGAAGCGCAGAAGCTGCTCGGTCGAAAAGATTTGAGAACCTGCACGCTCTATTCGAACGTCGAGCCTTGCGCGATGTGTTCGTTTCCGATTCGCGAGACCCGAATTCATAAGGTGGTCTATGCCATCGGCTCGCCGATGATGGGCGGACATTCGAAATTCTCGGTGCTGAAGGACCTCGAGATGTCGAAGGTCATGCCGGAGGTTTTTGGCGACGCGCCCGAAGTGATTTCCGGCCTGCTTCAACGCGAAGCCGAGAGAGTTTGGTGGACTTGGAATCCGCTGATTTGGAGCGTGATCCGCTATCGCGGCTGCTTCGGGCCACACAAACATAAGCATAAGCATAAATGA
- a CDS encoding M3 family oligoendopeptidase, whose product MPPLHHFRRYERFVGAPDSAALNTKEPPLGTLPEWNLTDLYPSGESPAFTSDLARAESECKAFAESCRGKLATLAEADNGQGLLEAVKRYEALDDLMGRIMSFASLAYYADTSDPARAKFFGDTQEKINAASTELLFFQLELNRLDDATVEKLAQGALAHYRPWLEDIRKDKPYELSDEIERLFHEKSVTGRSAWNRLFDETIASLRFKIGGEELSVEHALNLMQDSKEEVRKEAAEAIGVTLKANARIFAHVTNVLAKDKEISDRWRGFQDIADARHLSNRVEREVVDALVAAVHEAYPRLSHRYYKLKAKWFGKDALNYWDRNAPLPNVATRTFPWADARETVLDAYAAFSPRMASIAKRFFDENWIDAPTRPGKTPGAFAHPTVPSAHPYVLLNYLGKPRDVMTLAHELGHGVHQVLAAPNGALMAPTPLTLAETASVFGEMLTFRALLAKTTSVAERRAMLSAKVEDMINTVVRQIAFYTFERKVHTERRQGELTVEKIDELWMSVQAESLGPSIRLGPGYESFWAYIPHFIHSPFYVYAYAFGDCLVNSLYGVYQNAQDGFAERYLAMLSAGGTKHHSELLAPFGLDARDPAFWQIGLKMIEGLIAELETLEG is encoded by the coding sequence ATGCCCCCTTTGCATCATTTCCGTCGCTACGAACGCTTCGTCGGCGCCCCAGACAGCGCCGCGCTCAACACGAAAGAGCCGCCGCTCGGCACCCTGCCAGAGTGGAATCTGACCGATCTCTATCCTTCGGGAGAGTCGCCGGCCTTTACGAGCGATCTCGCGCGCGCCGAATCCGAGTGCAAGGCTTTTGCGGAAAGCTGTCGCGGCAAGCTCGCGACGCTCGCCGAGGCCGACAATGGCCAGGGTCTCCTGGAAGCCGTCAAACGCTATGAGGCGCTCGATGATCTCATGGGCCGCATCATGTCCTTCGCGAGCCTCGCCTATTATGCCGATACGAGCGATCCGGCGCGGGCCAAATTCTTCGGCGACACGCAGGAGAAGATCAATGCCGCCTCGACCGAATTGCTTTTCTTCCAGCTCGAACTCAACCGGCTCGACGATGCCACCGTCGAAAAACTGGCGCAGGGCGCACTCGCGCATTACCGGCCCTGGCTCGAGGACATCCGCAAGGACAAGCCCTATGAGCTTTCCGATGAGATCGAGCGCCTGTTCCACGAAAAATCCGTCACTGGACGCAGCGCCTGGAACCGCCTCTTCGACGAGACCATCGCATCCCTGCGCTTCAAGATCGGCGGTGAGGAACTATCGGTCGAGCATGCGCTCAACCTGATGCAGGATTCGAAGGAAGAGGTCCGCAAAGAAGCGGCGGAAGCGATCGGCGTGACATTGAAGGCGAATGCGCGCATTTTCGCGCATGTCACCAATGTGCTCGCCAAAGACAAGGAAATCTCGGATCGCTGGCGCGGCTTTCAGGATATCGCCGATGCGCGGCATCTCTCCAATCGCGTCGAACGCGAAGTCGTCGATGCGCTGGTCGCCGCCGTGCACGAGGCCTATCCGCGTCTCTCGCATCGCTATTACAAGCTGAAAGCCAAATGGTTCGGCAAGGATGCGCTCAACTATTGGGACCGTAATGCGCCCTTGCCGAATGTCGCGACGCGGACCTTTCCTTGGGCCGATGCGCGCGAGACCGTGCTTGACGCCTATGCCGCCTTTTCGCCGCGCATGGCGTCGATCGCCAAACGCTTCTTCGACGAAAACTGGATCGATGCGCCGACACGGCCCGGCAAGACGCCCGGCGCCTTCGCGCACCCGACCGTGCCTTCGGCGCACCCCTATGTACTGTTGAATTATCTCGGCAAGCCGCGCGATGTGATGACGCTCGCGCATGAGCTCGGCCATGGCGTGCATCAGGTTCTCGCCGCACCGAACGGCGCGCTGATGGCGCCGACGCCTTTGACGCTCGCCGAGACGGCTTCCGTCTTCGGCGAAATGCTGACCTTTCGTGCGCTTCTCGCCAAGACGACATCGGTCGCCGAACGCCGCGCCATGCTCTCCGCCAAGGTCGAGGACATGATCAATACGGTGGTGCGGCAGATCGCTTTCTATACGTTCGAACGCAAGGTCCACACCGAGCGGCGGCAAGGCGAATTGACTGTCGAAAAAATCGACGAACTCTGGATGAGCGTGCAGGCCGAAAGCCTGGGGCCATCGATCCGACTCGGGCCCGGCTACGAGAGCTTTTGGGCCTATATTCCGCATTTCATCCATTCGCCCTTCTATGTTTACGCCTATGCCTTCGGCGATTGCCTCGTGAACTCGCTCTATGGCGTCTATCAGAACGCGCAGGACGGCTTTGCCGAGCGCTATCTCGCCATGCTGTCGGCCGGCGGCACCAAGCATCATTCCGAACTTCTCGCGCCGTTCGGGCTCGATGCGCGCGATCCCGCCTTCTGGCAGATCGGCCTAAAAATGATCGAAGGCTTGATCGCGGAGCTGGAAACGTTGGAGGGCTGA
- a CDS encoding sigma-54 dependent transcriptional regulator, producing the protein MSCLVLIVDDDPVQRRLLEALVRRFGYATETVESGEAALARLDPAAGNPVDLLILDLVMPDLDGMAVLARMREQKRMIPTIVQTAHGSIETVVSAMRAGAFDFVVKPVGAERLQISIKNALRTDALEDEVRRLNRHASGVLTFRDLASESGEMERVIRLGERAAKSAIPVLLEGESGVGKEVIARAIQGASDRRGRAFVTVNCGALPENLVESILFGHEKGAFTGANEKHLGKFVEAHGGTLFLDEVGELPPEAQVKLLRALQEGEVDPVGGKRPVKVDIRLISATNQDLIDLVKRGGFREDLYYRLNVFPIIVPPLRARRGDIADLARRFSARFAAEEGKRLRGISAEALALLETYEWPGNVRQLENVIFRAVVLADGDELTVAEFPQIAAQVSGFDVRIPPLPAAGMSEQRPEREIVRVEVRDPNVLRLLDENGNIRRFEQLEAETLRFALAYYRGQMSAVARKLGIGRSTLYRKLKEYGLQQGETDSASAKEGNENDAAA; encoded by the coding sequence ATGTCCTGTCTCGTATTGATCGTTGATGACGACCCGGTGCAACGCCGTCTGCTCGAGGCCCTTGTCCGCCGGTTCGGCTATGCGACGGAAACCGTCGAAAGTGGCGAAGCGGCTCTGGCTCGCCTCGATCCTGCCGCGGGCAATCCCGTCGATCTCTTGATCCTCGATCTTGTCATGCCCGATCTCGACGGGATGGCGGTGTTGGCGCGCATGCGCGAACAAAAGCGGATGATCCCGACGATCGTGCAAACGGCGCATGGGTCGATCGAGACGGTGGTCTCTGCCATGCGGGCAGGCGCCTTTGACTTCGTCGTCAAGCCGGTGGGTGCCGAACGCCTGCAGATTTCGATCAAGAACGCGCTGCGCACCGACGCGCTGGAGGACGAGGTTCGCCGCCTCAACCGGCACGCCTCGGGGGTTTTGACGTTCCGCGATCTCGCCAGCGAGAGCGGCGAGATGGAACGGGTGATCCGGCTCGGCGAACGCGCGGCGAAATCGGCGATTCCGGTGCTGCTCGAAGGTGAGTCGGGGGTCGGCAAAGAGGTGATCGCGCGCGCCATCCAGGGCGCTTCCGATCGGCGCGGCCGGGCTTTCGTGACCGTCAATTGCGGTGCATTGCCGGAAAATCTCGTCGAATCGATCCTCTTCGGACATGAGAAGGGCGCCTTCACCGGCGCCAATGAAAAGCACCTCGGCAAATTCGTCGAGGCGCATGGCGGCACACTGTTCCTCGACGAAGTCGGCGAATTGCCGCCGGAGGCACAGGTGAAGCTCTTGCGGGCGCTGCAAGAGGGCGAAGTCGATCCGGTCGGCGGCAAGCGTCCGGTCAAGGTTGATATCCGCCTCATTTCGGCGACGAATCAGGATCTGATCGATCTCGTCAAACGCGGCGGCTTTCGCGAAGATCTGTACTACCGCCTGAACGTGTTTCCGATCATCGTTCCGCCGCTGCGGGCGCGGCGCGGCGACATTGCCGATCTCGCACGTCGTTTCAGCGCCCGCTTTGCCGCGGAAGAAGGCAAACGGCTTCGTGGCATCAGCGCCGAGGCGCTCGCGTTGCTCGAAACCTATGAATGGCCCGGCAATGTCCGGCAGCTGGAGAATGTCATCTTCCGCGCCGTGGTTCTCGCTGATGGCGATGAACTCACCGTCGCGGAATTCCCGCAGATCGCCGCGCAAGTGAGCGGTTTCGACGTCCGCATTCCGCCGCTGCCGGCGGCCGGCATGAGCGAGCAGAGGCCCGAGCGCGAAATCGTCCGTGTCGAAGTCCGTGATCCGAATGTGCTGCGCCTGCTCGATGAGAACGGCAATATCCGCCGGTTCGAGCAATTGGAGGCTGAGACATTGCGCTTTGCTCTTGCCTATTATCGCGGGCAGATGTCGGCGGTGGCGCGCAAGCTCGGGATCGGCCGCTCGACGCTCTATCGCAAATTGAAGGAATATGGGCTGCAGCAAGGCGAAACCGATTCCGCCTCCGCGAAGGAGGGGAACGAGAATGATGCGGCGGCCTGA